In the Streptobacillus moniliformis DSM 12112 genome, one interval contains:
- a CDS encoding Na/Pi cotransporter family protein, which translates to MTQVINYREMIFTFLGGLGLFLFCIKYMGEGLQLMAGEKLRYILDKYTTSPFLGVLVGVFVTGLIQSSSGTSVITIGLVGAGLLTLRQAIGIIMGANIGTTITAVIIGFNISRYALPILFVGVALLTFTNRKSINNIGRVIFGFGGLFFALSLMSKAMHPLRSLPAFVDLTVDLSKNSLLGVFIGTVLTMIVQSSSATVGILQNIYHDNLITLRAALPVLFGDNIGTTITAIIAVIGASSAAKRIALSHVLFNVIGATIFMIFLSPFTLFVEKMSKFFHLSPKLTIGFAHGTFNILNTILLFPFIGVLAYIVTKVIKDDKIDEEYTIKYLDRALIQTPSIALGQVKQEMLLMIEVALENLKKSVEFFHTHDEKLAEEIKRREEGINTLDREITKYLSDLSRENLSEKEGEELGIYLDMCRDVERIGDHADGILMDVEYEIRKSLKFSEYAHNEINNMLQISTEMIECAIEAIKHGNKEKVFEALDLHNRVYAYEKKIRKNHIKRINLQECEIHAGLSYIDLISHFTRVCDHARNLVEKV; encoded by the coding sequence ATGACACAAGTTATAAACTATAGAGAAATGATATTTACATTTTTAGGAGGATTAGGTTTATTTCTTTTCTGTATAAAATATATGGGAGAAGGATTGCAATTAATGGCTGGGGAAAAATTAAGGTATATTTTAGATAAATATACAACTTCTCCGTTTTTAGGTGTTTTAGTTGGAGTATTTGTTACAGGTTTAATACAATCAAGTTCTGGAACTTCAGTTATAACTATAGGACTAGTTGGAGCTGGATTACTTACTTTAAGACAAGCCATAGGAATAATAATGGGAGCTAATATAGGGACTACAATTACTGCTGTAATTATAGGATTTAATATTTCTCGTTATGCATTACCAATACTTTTTGTCGGAGTAGCATTATTAACTTTCACTAATAGAAAAAGTATAAATAACATAGGAAGAGTAATATTTGGATTTGGAGGATTATTCTTTGCATTAAGTTTAATGTCTAAAGCTATGCATCCTTTAAGAAGTTTACCTGCCTTTGTAGATTTAACAGTAGATTTAAGTAAAAATTCATTATTAGGTGTATTTATAGGTACAGTACTTACTATGATAGTTCAATCTTCATCAGCAACTGTTGGTATACTACAAAATATTTACCATGATAATTTAATTACTTTAAGAGCTGCACTTCCAGTATTATTTGGAGATAATATAGGAACAACTATAACAGCTATAATAGCAGTAATAGGAGCTAGTTCAGCAGCTAAAAGAATAGCACTATCACATGTTCTATTTAATGTAATTGGAGCTACAATATTTATGATATTTTTATCACCATTTACACTATTTGTAGAGAAAATGAGTAAATTTTTCCATCTTTCACCTAAATTAACTATAGGTTTTGCTCATGGAACATTTAATATTTTAAATACAATATTATTATTCCCATTTATAGGAGTTTTAGCATATATAGTTACTAAAGTTATTAAAGATGATAAAATTGATGAAGAGTACACTATAAAATATCTTGATAGAGCATTGATACAAACACCATCTATAGCACTTGGTCAAGTAAAACAAGAAATGTTATTAATGATAGAAGTTGCTTTAGAAAACTTAAAGAAATCTGTTGAATTTTTCCACACTCATGATGAAAAACTTGCAGAAGAAATAAAAAGAAGAGAAGAAGGTATTAATACATTAGATAGAGAAATAACAAAGTATTTATCAGATCTTTCAAGAGAGAATTTAAGTGAAAAAGAAGGGGAAGAATTAGGTATATATTTAGATATGTGTAGAGATGTTGAAAGAATAGGAGATCATGCTGACGGTATATTAATGGATGTTGAATATGAAATAAGAAAAAGTTTAAAATTCTCAGAATATGCACATAATGAAATAAATAATATGTTGCAAATATCAACAGAAATGATAGAATGTGCAATAGAAGCTATTAAACATGGTAATAAAGAGAAAGTTTTTGAGGCATTAGATTTACATAATAGAGTATATGCTTATGAGAAAAAAATAAGAAAAAATCATATCAAAAGAATTAATTTACAAGAATGCGAAATTCATGCAGGTCTTTCATATATAGATTTAATATCACACTTTACAAGAGTATGTGATCATGCAAGAAATTTAGTAGAAAAAGTTTAG
- the pth gene encoding aminoacyl-tRNA hydrolase gives MKLIVGLGNPGNEYEKNRHNIGFIYLDKYLKANNISNLKEKYKSLYTKELIKNETVFFQKPQTYMNLSGEAIKELISFFKINPKKDLLVIYDDMDLKLGEVKIKNNGRSAGHNGINSIISHIGEEFIRIKVGIGKPNNKSVISHVLGNFTEEENIILNKLDQHIFKIINAFISNNDIEKLMSKYNIKKKENSKSKFKLRKAKLEDIDQILKIKDLAIDYQKEIGLIQWTDKYPLEEDFKNDIDLKRGYVYEKDNKIYAYASLNYGIDTMYLKAYDGHINNEIDYSSIHRVMVDKNEMNKGIGKEFLEKLIRVSTKDSKFVVRLDTHKDNKSMIKLINKLNFKYIAKVHANDETERNVFEYTLGGN, from the coding sequence GTGAAATTAATAGTCGGATTGGGAAATCCTGGCAATGAATATGAAAAAAATAGACACAATATCGGCTTTATATATTTAGACAAATATTTAAAAGCCAATAATATTTCAAATTTAAAAGAAAAATACAAAAGTCTTTATACAAAAGAATTAATTAAAAATGAAACTGTTTTTTTTCAAAAGCCTCAAACCTATATGAATTTAAGTGGTGAAGCCATAAAAGAATTAATTTCTTTTTTCAAAATAAATCCTAAAAAAGATTTATTAGTGATTTATGATGACATGGATTTAAAGTTAGGAGAAGTTAAAATAAAAAATAACGGAAGATCTGCTGGTCATAATGGAATTAATTCTATAATATCTCATATAGGTGAAGAATTTATTAGAATCAAAGTAGGTATAGGCAAACCTAACAACAAATCAGTAATATCCCATGTTTTAGGAAATTTTACTGAAGAAGAAAATATTATTTTAAATAAATTAGACCAACACATATTTAAAATAATTAACGCTTTTATCAGTAACAATGATATTGAAAAATTAATGTCAAAATATAATATAAAAAAGAAAGAAAACTCAAAATCTAAGTTTAAACTTAGAAAAGCTAAATTAGAAGATATAGACCAAATACTAAAAATTAAAGATCTAGCAATAGATTATCAAAAAGAAATTGGATTAATTCAATGGACTGATAAATACCCTTTAGAAGAAGATTTTAAAAATGATATAGATCTTAAAAGAGGATATGTTTATGAAAAAGATAATAAAATATATGCTTATGCATCTTTAAATTATGGTATTGATACTATGTATCTTAAAGCATATGATGGACATATTAATAACGAAATTGATTATTCATCTATACACAGAGTTATGGTGGATAAAAATGAAATGAATAAAGGTATAGGGAAAGAATTTTTAGAAAAATTAATAAGAGTCTCTACAAAAGATTCTAAATTCGTTGTAAGATTAGATACACATAAAGATAATAAATCAATGATAAAATTAATTAATAAATTAAATTTTAAATATATAGCCAAAGTTCATGCAAATGATGAAACTGAAAGAAATGTATTCGAATATACTTTAGGAGGAAATTAA